CCAAAGAAGCCATATCGGCCAGAATGAGTTCAGAATTGATGACTTCAATATCCCGAATGGGATCCACACTACCCATATTGTGGATGATATCATCATCATCAAAACAGCGCACCACTTGAATAATGGCGTCGCACTCGCGGATGTTAGCCAGGAACTGATTTCCCAGGCCTTCTCCTTCGCTGGCTCCTTTTACCAAGCCGGCAATATCCTTAAATTCGATAGCTGCAGGTATAATAACCTTCGTTTTCGCAATCTCGGAGAGGGGTTGGAGTCGTTCATCCGGGACCTGCACAACTCCCACATTGGGTTCTATTGTACAGAAGGGATAATTGGCTGATTCCGCCTTGCGGGTCCGGGTCACAGCGTTGAATAAGGTGGATTTACCTACGTTGGGTAGTCCTACGATTCCTGCCTGAAGCATGATATGGGCGTTTTTTAGGTGAAAATGGCTCTAAAATGAAGCCGATCAGCAAGAAAGCGACCTAGGCTAAAGACAATCACAAAGTTGTATTGACAAGCATTGATGCGGCCATTGTTTTCTTTCCTCTTTTGTTTAAACCTATTTCAGAAAACACATGGCACTTCGCATAAAACTAGCCCGTGGCGGCTCTGCCCACAACCCTGTCTACCGCATCGTGGTAGGGGAAGCGCGCACCAAGCGTGATGGCAAATTTGTAGAGTGGATTGGAACCTATTCACCTAAAGCGGCCCGCGGCCAGTTGAAAGTTAAGCTGGATCGTGTGGATTATTGGGTGGGCGTTGGTGCAAAACCAACGGATACCGTTCGCTCTCTTATTAATAAAGCACGTCGTACTCCGGCAGAAGAATTGGACGCTCCTGAAGCAAAAGAAGAAACTCCAGCTCCAGTAGTCGAAGAGACTCCTGCTGCTGAAGAAGCCCCTGCTGCTGAAGAAGCACCCGCCGCTGAAGAAGCTGCACCGGTAGAAGAAGCACCAGCTGAAGAAGTAGCCGAAGCCGAAGAAGCTCCTGCTGCTGAAGCTGAAGAGGCTCCTGTTGCGGAGGAAGAAGCTCCTGCTGCTGAAGAGGAAGCCGAAAAGGCACCCGAGGCCGCTGCTGAAGAAGAAGCACCTGCTGAAGAATCCGACGACGAGGAAGAAAAGAAAAAGGACGTCTAACTTTAGGCACCCTTTAGGATTCACCTCGCCGAATCCACGGCACCATGGACGCAGCGCTCGAAATTGATTTACTGACGCTGTTTCCAGGAATGGCTACAGGCTATCTCGAAGAGAGTATGCTTGGTCGCGCCCAAAAGCATGGTTTGCTGTCGGTCAATGTACACGACATTCGCAAATGGGCTGAAGGGAAGCACAAGGTCACCGATGATCGTCCGTTTGGTGGTGGAGCTGGTATGGTAATGAAGCCTGAGCCACTCTTCGGAGTCATTGAATCGGTAAAGAGGGAAGAGACACAGGTTATATACATGGCGCCCGATGGTGAAAAACTCACCCAACCCTTGGCCAAGGAATTGAGCCAGGCTAAGCACCTGGTTTTTCTAAGTGGCCACTATGAAGGAATCGACCAACGAGTGCGTGATTGTTTAGTCGATCGAGAGGTCAGTATTGGCGATTATGTAATCACAAATGGCACCATTGCAGCCTGTGTTGTAATCGACGCTTTAGCCCGCTATATTCCGGGTGTTTTAGGAGAAGAAAAATCATTGACGCAAGATTCCTTCACAGCCAGTCTCCTCACCTTTCCTCAATTTACGCGCCCTGCGGAGTTCCGTGGGATGCGAGTCCCAGAGGTTTTACTCTCCGGAAATCACGCGGAAATTGACGCCTGGCGACTCGCCCAGCGAAAGGAAAATACTAAGTCAAAAAGACCCGATATAATTTCACCCGATCCAGAAGATGAATCTAGTCATTAACGAAATCACCAAAGACGCAATCCGCACTGACCTCACCAATTTTAAGGTAGGCGATGGTGTGCGTGTGCACCTCAAAATTCAGGAAGCAGGAAAAGAGCGTATCCAGGTATTTGGCGGAATCGTCATTGCTCGCAAGGGTAGTGGAGTCCACGAGACCTTTACTGTACGCCGTATCTCCTTCGGTGAAGGTGTTGAGAAGGTATTCCCTGTGAATGCTCCCACCATCGACAAGATCGAAGTCGACCGCGAAAGTATCACTCGCCGTGCTCGCCTCTATTATATCCGTGATCGGATTGGCAAGGAAGCGACCAAGGTGAAAGAGCGCCGCCTCATGGAAGGTCGCCGCTAAGGTCGATCCATACAAATTTTCAAAAGCCCGTACGGAAGTGCGGGCTTTTTTTATAGAGTAGAACAGGCATCTTGCCTGTTCATTGGAACAAGGAGTGCTCATCATTCTGAGTACTTAGACCTATCACGTCCCCAGATAATTTTCCCGTCACTGAGCAAAGACAGGCTGGGAAGCCTGCGCTATTTTTCTGCGTTGGATCCACCGCGGCTACTTCATCAAAGGCGATTTTTGTTTTCAAAACTGATGCAGCCCTATTGTCTCACTAGCTTATGGCCAACGCCTCCGTACAATCCAAAGCGCCATTCCACGTTATGACCAAGCCCATCGGGGCTATTTGCAACCTGGATTGCTCCTATTGCTTTTACTTGGAGAAAGACCAACTGTTTAAGCCCGGTGACTCTCGTAAGATGCAGCCCGATGTGTTGGAAACTTACATCCGCGACTACATCCAATCTCAGCCCAATGATTTTGTATCATTTGCGTGGCAGGGTGGGGAACCCACACTGCTCGGTGTCGACTACTTCCGTCAGGTAGTGGAGTTTCAGAATAAGTTTGCCAACGGGAAAAAGATTGAGAATGCCTTCCAAACCAATGGTACCTTGCTCGACGATGAATGGTGTCAGTTCTTTAAGCAGAACGATTTCCTGATTGGACTTAGTATAGACGGTCCTCGAGATGTTCACGATGCCTATCGGATCACGAAGAAACGTCGACCCACCTTCGACGACGTGATGAAGGGGATTCGTTGTCTGCAGAAAAACAACGTGCGCTTTAACACGCTGACCTGTGTAAACCGTAAGAATATGAAGTCGGGTAAGGAGGTCTACCAGTTCCTTAAGTCGATTGGCTCCGATTTCTTACAGTTTATTCCCATTGTGGAACGGCAGCCAGGCAAGGAAGAGGAGGAAATCGGATTTTGGTTGGCTGAGCCTCCCTCGGATACGATGGAGGAAGAGGATGATCTTCCAGTTACTCCTTGGAGTGTTCGACCCCAATACTATGGGCAGTTCCTCTGCGACATTTTTGATGAATGGATCAAGGAAGACGTAGGGAAGGTTTACGTGCAGATGTTTGATACTGTGCTTGGTAAGTGGCTAGGAGTTCCCGGTGGGCTTTGTATTTTCAGCGAAACTTGCGGCTCTGCCATGGCGATTGAGCACACTGGAGACGTGTATTCATGTGATCATTACGTCTACGATAAACACAAAGTGGGCAATATCATGGAGCAGTCGCTGGGTGAAATTGTCGAATCTCCCAAGCAAAAGAAGTTTGGAGATGATAAGCGTGATGCGCTTCCCAAAATGTGTCGGGAGTGTGAATACAAGTTTGCCTGTAATGGGGGCTGCCCCAAACAACGTTTTATGAAAACGCCTGAGGGTGAAGCAGGGCTAAACTACCTTTGTCAGGGGTATATGAAGTTCTATGAGCACAGTAAGGGAGCGATGCAGGCCATGGCGCACCTTTACCGCATGGGTCGTCCGCCTGCTGAGATTATGAATATGCGCCAAAAGAAGTAGTCACAGCTTCATATTTGGAAACTTTCTTTGAACCTGATCCATAAGAAAGTCTCGTTCTTTCTCCATACCCTGGCTGTCGTATTCTTTGGCTAGGTTGGCCAGTTCGCGGGCGCTTTGAACGTCGGAACCCATATAGATACGGATCAAAGAGCTGGCGGACGGAAAGTTCCCACTTTCGAGGTAGTAGCGGATATGAATGAGATCAAAGCTCTGACGATCCCTGTTCAACCAGGCAGGTGAAGCTCTTAGAACTTTCTGAATCATTGCTTCTGCAGCCTCCCAATCTTTTGCCGCTATGTTTGATTCCAGTGTTTCGAATACGATCGATTTATTTACGACGTTTGCATCCTCATCTTGCGTCGCATCAGAATCTGGAGTGGGGCTACTACTTGGATCATCTCCCAGTTCCCTTAGGAGATCGCGCGCTTCTTGATTACCTGGGTTTAGGCGAGATACTTGTTGGGCCAGCATGAGTGACTGTTACGTTTTCCCCGCACCCTGGTGTCCCACCAAGGCAAAGTTTCTGATGTGTTCAGCTGTATAACTCATAGTGATTCCGGTTGGTGTTAAACTGTATAAACGCTTACGACCTCTAAGGTTACATGCACAACCAGGATTTGCCAAGCTGTTTAGGGGAATAATCCACTATATTCTCCACTTTTTCGGTTACATTTAAGCATTCTGTAACCGGCTGAATCAGTACTAGGTTTCAACCCTCCTTAGCGCTAAGAGGATTGATAATATATCCTTACGATTTACCCCTAAAGGATCTGAGTGAGCTGTGTTAGCTCTGTCAGAATCACATCCGGTTCTAGGCCTTGGCATCGGTCGTCTGTTTCACGGAGACGCAGGGATCGTTCATCACCAGCAAACAATGCGGTCATTAATCCAGCTTGATTGGCCGTCCAGATATCATTGAGCATGTCATTGCCCACGTAGAGTGCCTGGTCCGGTCGAATCCCTCGTGAGCTTAGAGATTGCTTGAGCTTTTCAAACAGTTCAACTGATGGTTTCCCCAAATGTTCCTTAAAAGACCAAACGGAGAGGTCGTCCTCAAATCCAAGATCTTCAAGTGCCCTGCCCGTAAAACTTTGCAACATGATGGGCGTGTAAAATTGAGCATTCGAAACAATTCCTAGGAGTAACTCTTTTTTATGAATGGACTGGAGAACCGATTCTAAGCCAGGCATTGGCCACACCGGGTTTACCGCGCATTCGAATCGGATGGCCATGAACTTCAGCGTTTCTTCATCCGGAGGATTTCGTCGTAGCTTTGTTATGAGTCGCTTCCAAATCTCAAGGATGTCGACTTCAGGATAAAGAGCACCTCTAGCCTTGGAAACTTCGCGGTCCTCCTTAATTACGCCGTAGAAAGCGTCGCTCACTGAAAAGTCGAGTGGGATCTTCGAGCCGGTTGCATTTAAGAAGCTTCTTAGGACTTCCTCTCGATCCACTTTCTCAGCGATGCTGATGTCTCCAGTTCCAGAGATGACCAGGGTTCCATAAATATCGAAAATAACGGCTCGAGTATCTTTTAATCGTGGGAGCTTGGCCTCTAACTCCGTCGGGATGGGTTCCAACGGTGAGTTCAGCTCTTTAAATAGATTGCTTTGCATGAGTCATGTTCGCAGGAGATTAAAGCGCCTGGGGTCGAGGAAACAATTGAGAACGGTTGTCGTATTCAGGAAGTCGGTTTGGGAGACATTTGATTCCACCAAGCCTTTGTATGTTGAAAGCAATCGCTCGCCATACACCTGGGGATTAAAGTGTTTCATGATCGCCTCGCGGTTTGAGTCTATGACGCGGTCACTCAGAAAGCAGTCGAGTTTCTCTGGGTTGAAGTCCAATCGCAGCGATGGGTTCTTTGAGACCATCTCGATAATGGATGCTTGCATGCCTTCGTCCAGATATCCGAAGTCTACGGTATCTCCTTGGATTATGGAATCGAGCGCCTCTTCGGTCATCGATTTCTGGAACGGTTGCCGATAACGTTGGTAGTAGCGGAAGAGGCTATCATGCACAGATTTCCGCAACCTTTCTTTACCCACCCAGGCTATCGGCACGTCTAGTCTTGGATAGAGTCCATCGAGTCTAATTCCCGTATTTGCAAAATCGCTGGTAATATCTGGAAGGTCGCGACCCACCAGCTGAGACCCAATCAAGTAGGGCTCCAAGTAGGCCAGGCCAAATCCTTCTGCGATGCTCGTTGTAATGAGAGCATGGGAGGACTTGAGCAAAGCGTCGAACCGATGCTGTTCTCCCAACCCGAACCTGACCGGTAGGTCTAAACGATCGGCTAGGCGCACCCAGTCTTTGTAGATAGGCAATGCCGTAGGGTTAGCCGGTGCCATGGTTGAGCCAAAAATGACATCCTCTTCCGCCGCTGCCGACCAGAGCAGGAACTCTCCCATATTCTTTCGCCGAATAGATCGAGTGGGGTAGAGGAAAAGACGCTTTCCTTCTATAGTTGGATCATTGAGCTGAGCTTCCTCATCAATCTCTAACCATACTGGGTTTGCCAGTAGGTGACATCTCTCTTCTTCGATTCCGGCTAGAGTAAAAAAGGATCGGTCACGGCCGTTGATAAACGCGTAGGAGACATGTTCTCCCACGGGGTACAAAAGTTTACTTAGCTTGTTAGGATCCTTGCCTGCTAAGGTCACCAATAGTGCCTTGTAGTTTCCAGGTCGGCCGTCCTCAGCGAAATCATGAATTTGCAGCAGTAGCTTTTGTCCCTCCTGCGCCCACTTGGAGACAACGGCTGGGAGTTCAAGGTTTTTGGCCAAGCTGTGATTATGGACGTGCCAAAGGTCGGGTAAGCTGCCCCATTCATTTAGACATGCATTCTCCAAATCGCTCTTTAGTCGATCCGCGTTTTCTTCTGTGAAAGTATCATTGTACGCCAGTCCTGGGACAATACGAACATTGTCAAAGGGATAGGCTTTGTCGTCGGGCTGTTCGGAACAGAAGACTAGCGTTTCTACGCCTACCTTTAATAGCTCACGTACTGTATTTTCAATAACGCGTGTGACTCCCCCTGGCTTGAGGTGGTAGTGCAGAATGGCTACGCGCATGGTCCTGGCAAGCTGCTGTTATTTATCTAGCCCAAACTTCTTACGATACTCGGGTATCGTTGACATCGGTGGCCGCTCTTCTTCTTTAATCTCTTGTTCTACAAGCTGATACTGTTGGTCCTGTGCCTGGAAGTGCTTATAGATCTGATTCATGTCAGGAAGCTTCTCGATGCCACCATACTTCTGCATGCGGTTGAAGAAGCTCTGCAGAATACCGAAGGACATCTTTCCTAGAGAAATTGTGGTCTGGTTGCGATGGACTCGTTGATCCAGATCCGTTTGTCCGAATGCTTGCATCCCCCATTTGTGGTAAA
This genomic stretch from Opitutia bacterium ISCC 52 harbors:
- the rpsP gene encoding 30S ribosomal protein S16, with product MALRIKLARGGSAHNPVYRIVVGEARTKRDGKFVEWIGTYSPKAARGQLKVKLDRVDYWVGVGAKPTDTVRSLINKARRTPAEELDAPEAKEETPAPVVEETPAAEEAPAAEEAPAAEEAAPVEEAPAEEVAEAEEAPAAEAEEAPVAEEEAPAAEEEAEKAPEAAAEEEAPAEESDDEEEKKKDV
- the rplS gene encoding 50S ribosomal protein L19 — translated: MNLVINEITKDAIRTDLTNFKVGDGVRVHLKIQEAGKERIQVFGGIVIARKGSGVHETFTVRRISFGEGVEKVFPVNAPTIDKIEVDRESITRRARLYYIRDRIGKEATKVKERRLMEGRR
- a CDS encoding anaerobic sulfatase maturase is translated as MTKPIGAICNLDCSYCFYLEKDQLFKPGDSRKMQPDVLETYIRDYIQSQPNDFVSFAWQGGEPTLLGVDYFRQVVEFQNKFANGKKIENAFQTNGTLLDDEWCQFFKQNDFLIGLSIDGPRDVHDAYRITKKRRPTFDDVMKGIRCLQKNNVRFNTLTCVNRKNMKSGKEVYQFLKSIGSDFLQFIPIVERQPGKEEEEIGFWLAEPPSDTMEEEDDLPVTPWSVRPQYYGQFLCDIFDEWIKEDVGKVYVQMFDTVLGKWLGVPGGLCIFSETCGSAMAIEHTGDVYSCDHYVYDKHKVGNIMEQSLGEIVESPKQKKFGDDKRDALPKMCRECEYKFACNGGCPKQRFMKTPEGEAGLNYLCQGYMKFYEHSKGAMQAMAHLYRMGRPPAEIMNMRQKK
- a CDS encoding HAD family hydrolase; protein product: MQSNLFKELNSPLEPIPTELEAKLPRLKDTRAVIFDIYGTLVISGTGDISIAEKVDREEVLRSFLNATGSKIPLDFSVSDAFYGVIKEDREVSKARGALYPEVDILEIWKRLITKLRRNPPDEETLKFMAIRFECAVNPVWPMPGLESVLQSIHKKELLLGIVSNAQFYTPIMLQSFTGRALEDLGFEDDLSVWSFKEHLGKPSVELFEKLKQSLSSRGIRPDQALYVGNDMLNDIWTANQAGLMTALFAGDERSLRLRETDDRCQGLEPDVILTELTQLTQIL
- the trmD gene encoding tRNA (guanosine(37)-N1)-methyltransferase TrmD yields the protein MDAALEIDLLTLFPGMATGYLEESMLGRAQKHGLLSVNVHDIRKWAEGKHKVTDDRPFGGGAGMVMKPEPLFGVIESVKREETQVIYMAPDGEKLTQPLAKELSQAKHLVFLSGHYEGIDQRVRDCLVDREVSIGDYVITNGTIAACVVIDALARYIPGVLGEEKSLTQDSFTASLLTFPQFTRPAEFRGMRVPEVLLSGNHAEIDAWRLAQRKENTKSKRPDIISPDPEDESSH